A genomic region of Bactrocera dorsalis isolate Fly_Bdor chromosome 3, ASM2337382v1, whole genome shotgun sequence contains the following coding sequences:
- the LOC105223830 gene encoding lysozyme P has translation MKLQNKAFPALIASVFMLSCLSSVIQARIYNKCALARRLYRMGLPFHELDDWMCLIEGESSFNTKAINPSNVDGSVDWGLFQINDRYWCKPADGRPSTDSCRMPCRLLLSDDIRFSVACAKYIRRIQGFSAWVAWNNRCQGYKPSVKHCFVHSGPYLK, from the coding sequence ATGAAGCTACAAAACAAAGCATTTCCAGCATTAATCGCTTCAGTTTTCATGCTCAGTTGTCTAAGTTCCGTTATTCAAGCACGTATTTACAACAAATGTGCGTTGGCACGTCGTCTCTATCGCATGGGTTTGCCTTTTCATGAGCTGGACGATTGGATGTGTTTGATCGAGGGTGAGAGCTCCTTCAATACGAAAGCCATAAATCCATCGAATGTGGATGGCTCCGTCGATTGGGGTCTGTTTCAAATCAACGATCGCTACTGGTGCAAGCCGGCCGATGGACGTCCATCCACTGATTCATGTCGCATGCCTTGTCGTCTCCTATTGAGCGATGATATACGGTTTTCGGTCGCCTGTGCAAAGTATATACGACGCATACAGGGCTTCAGCGCTTGGGTCGCATGGAATAATCGCTGTCAAGGCTATAAGCCGAGTGTGAAGCATTGTTTTGTGCATAGTGGACCGTACTTGAAATGA
- the LOC105223831 gene encoding lysozyme P has protein sequence MPPDSIFNTSYLFITSQTMKFQLSCLILFYTFSGIAARIFDRCSLARELSRLGTPRGDIPAWVCIAQYESTYNTAAIGPPNSDGSRDWGLFQINDRFWCDPQDGRRTSNACGTPCRSLTTDDIGTSLRCARQIQSAQGLGAWTVWGGQCRSGWALPNINDCGL, from the coding sequence ATGCCACCGGATTCTATTTTTAACACAAGTTACTTATTTATTACCTCGCAAACCATGAAGTTCCAACTTTCTTGCCTTATTTTATTCTACACTTTCTCCGGTATCGCTGCAAGGATATTCGACCGCTGCTCTTTGGCTCGTGAGCTGTCGCGTCTGGGTACGCCGCGTGGTGATATACCCGCTTGGGTGTGTATTGCACAGTATGAGAGTACGTATAATACGGCGGCCATTGGTCCACCGAACTCGGATGGTTCGCGTGATTGGGGTCTCTTTCAAATTAACGATCGCTTCTGGTGTGATCCTCAAGATGGACGTCGCACGTCGAATGCTTGTGGCACACCGTGTCGTTCGTTGACTACCGATGATATTGGTACTTCGCTGCGTTGTGCGCGTCAAATACAAAGTGCACAAGGTCTTGGTGCTTGGACCGTGTGGGGTGGACAGTGTCGTAGCGGTTGGGCCTTACCGAATATTAATGATTGTGGATTATGA
- the LOC105223833 gene encoding major facilitator superfamily domain-containing protein 6, translating to MVKVNRHLLPIKAHYFFFMAAMGPILPQLSVYGKQLGVSPDVMGYITSVLPIMYVIAKPIVGYIADYFSHFRKFIFSLLILLMTLSYAAFYFVPPAAPHAINLDVTDVWNVSFVATDVGNCSSEILTSTALCSTTRPARCSISTANNTDFVAYFTATATATAQQLNLTSNVVAPTEAYMCVTPAISNDTIDFPHTANITCQFASELQTDCIYGNPTFWLFVIFMCLGTIGFNVVNSISDAICFDMLGESEEGKYGAQRVWGTIGFGATALLAGIAVNLWTTDALKSFTPALIVMMIFSGFDLLSVSKLKLPKLSSSESIFKDVWKLVSHPAIAVFLVFATIAGIIDSFIIYFMFWHLEEVAAETGFMSQIKLIEGCVVAAECLAGEVPFFFYSGKIIKKLGYVHCMTMCFFFYAMRLALIAWIPNPWYLVGVELFFQGSTYALCYTCIVAYASAVAPPGTSATVQGLMAGMDDGLGFSVGSLVGGLIFKHIGGRRSFFYFAIFAFTTCVLHMLVRPRSRKRQYLPKSGYQVPNEQVTLGTLATEGQLKA from the exons ATGGTGAAAGTGAACCGACATCTTTTGCCCATAAAGGCGCATTACTTTTTCTTCATGGccg CAATGGGTCCCATACTGCCGCAGCTGTCGGTGTATGGCAAGCAGTTGGGCGTTTCGCCAGATGTGATGGGCTATATAACATCGGTGCTGCCGATTATGTATGTTATAGCGAAGCCTATTGTGGGCTATATCGCCGACTATTTTTCg cattttcgtaaatttattttctccttACTCATTTTACTGATGACGCTCTCTTATGCTGCCTTCTACTTTGTGCCGCCTGCCGCACCGCATGCCATCAATTTGGATGTAACGGATGTTTGGAACGTCAGTTTTGTGGCGACAGATGTGGGGAACTGTTCTTCGGAG ATATTAACGTCTACCGCACTTTGCTCCACAACGCGCCCGGCGCGCTGTAGCATCAGCACCGCTAACAACACCGATTTCGTTGCATACTTTACGGCTACCGCAACAGCGACAGCACAGCAGCTCAACTTAACGAGCAACGTGGTGGCACCAACTGAAGCTTATATGTGCGTTACTCCAGCTATTTCCAATGATACTATAGATTTCCCGCACACCGCCAACATCACGTGTCAATTCGCGTCAGAATTGCAAACGGATTGCATATACGGAAATCCCACGTTCTGGCTGTTTGTGATCTTCATGTGCCTAGGCACCATTGGTTTCAATGTGGTCAACTCGATTTCGGATGCGATCTGCTTCGATATGCTTGGCGAATCGGAAGAGGGTAAATATGGCGCACAACGTGTTTGGGGCACAATCGGTTTTGGTGCTACTGCGCTGTTGGCCGGTATTGCGGTGAATCTTTGGACCACAGATGCGCTAAAAAGTTTCACACCCGCACTAATAGTGATGATGATCTTCAGCGGTTTTGATTTGCTGAGCGTTTCAAAGTTGAAACTACCGAAACTCTCGTCGTCAGAGTCTATATTCAAGGATGTTTGGAAATTGGTTAGCCATCCGGCTATAGCTGTATTTCTAGTATTCGCTACAATTGCCGGCATAATCGATTCTTTCATCATTTACTTCATGTTCTGGCATCTCGAAGAGGTGGCGGCCGAAACGGGCTTCATGTCGCAGATTAAGTTAATTGAAGGCTGTGTTGTTGCCGCCGAGTGCCTTGCTGGCGAAGTGCCATTCTTTTTCTACAGCggcaaaattatcaaaaaactcGGCTACGTACATTGTATGACCATGTGCTTTTTCTTCTACGCCATGCGTCTCGCACTAATCGCTTGGATACCAAACCCTTGGTACTTAGTTGGTGTGGAGTTGTTCTTCCAAGGCAGCACCTATGCGCTGTGCTACACATGTATTGTAGCCTACGCGTCAGCTGTCGCGCCACCGGGCACTTCCGCCACCGTACAGGGTCTAATGGCTGGCATGGATGACGGTTTGGGCTTCTCCGTTGGCTCGCTGGTGGGTGGTCTGATCTTCAAACACATCGGTGGTCGTCGTAGCTTCTTCTACTTCgcaatatttgcatttacaaCATGTGTGCTCCACATGTTGGTGCGGCCGCGTTCACGTAAGCGTCAATATCTGCCAAAGAGTGGCTATCAAGTACCCAACGAGCAGGTGACACTCGGTACTTTGGCTACAGAGGGCCAACTTAAGGCGTGA
- the LOC125777290 gene encoding lysozyme P-like — protein sequence MKILLVSLLLAIALGSVEPRILDKCSLTRELAGLGIPRANIPNWVCIAQYESNYNTAELGPPNPDGSRDWGIFHINDRYWCNPGDGRPSANTCQVSCQSLYTDDIAAAVTCARTIIRTQGFAAWNTWNNNCGRGANVPSIDDCY from the coding sequence ATGAAAATTCTGCTCGTCTCACTTTTGCTAGCAATCGCGCTTGGCAGCGTAGAGCCACGCATACTCGATAAATGTTCACTGACACGCGAACTGGCCGGTTTGGGTATACCACGTGCCAATATACCCAATTGGGTGTGCATCGCACAATACGAAAGTAATTATAACACCGCCGAGTTGGGACCACCAAATCCGGATGGTTCGCGCGATTGGGGTATATTCCATATAAACGATCGTTATTGGTGTAATCCTGGTGACGGCCGACCCAGTGCAAATACTTGTCAAGTGTCCTGTCAATCGCTCTATACGGACGATATAGCGGCAGCTGTGACGTGTGCACGAACAATTATACGTACGCAGGGTTTCGCGGCTTGGAATACGTGGAATAATAATTGTGGCAGAGGGGCGAATGTACCGAGCATCGATGACTGTTATTGA